A window of the Bacteroides thetaiotaomicron VPI-5482 genome harbors these coding sequences:
- a CDS encoding DUF4998 domain-containing protein: MKKFIFISVSILIFCSIISCESMDATYKDFVKDGPIMYLTRLSKDSITVRNGWERVLISFPIVKDGRSTKIALALNQSDTVRYELAKNKRTDILLENMREGSIIFSAWLEDDELNKSLATDFTGTIYGTQYQSYLLNRSIVSKSMQSGNLVIKYSMLLDSTLVASRLTWNKGGEETTKISYYNKEGQDVLEDFTGDSFIMETLYAPQENVLDKIWSKPVKYTK, translated from the coding sequence ATGAAGAAATTTATATTTATATCAGTCAGCATCTTGATATTTTGTTCCATTATATCTTGCGAGTCAATGGATGCGACTTATAAGGACTTTGTTAAGGATGGTCCAATCATGTATCTTACACGATTATCGAAAGATTCAATAACCGTGCGTAATGGGTGGGAAAGAGTGTTGATTTCATTTCCGATAGTGAAAGACGGGAGATCTACAAAGATTGCTCTTGCATTGAATCAAAGTGATACTGTCAGATATGAGTTGGCCAAAAATAAGAGGACGGATATTCTTTTAGAGAATATGCGGGAGGGGTCTATCATTTTTTCCGCCTGGCTGGAAGATGATGAGTTGAATAAATCATTGGCTACAGACTTTACAGGAACCATTTATGGGACACAGTACCAGAGCTATCTGTTAAATCGTTCCATTGTTTCTAAGAGTATGCAGAGTGGTAATCTGGTCATCAAATATTCCATGTTGCTGGACAGCACATTAGTGGCATCCAGGCTAACTTGGAACAAGGGAGGAGAAGAAACAACAAAAATTTCTTATTATAATAAGGAAGGACAGGACGTTTTAGAAGATTTTACAGGCGATTCTTTTATAATGGAAACCTTGTATGCTCCGCAGGAAAACGTATTGGATAAAATCTGGTCGAAACCTGTTAAATATACGAAGTAG
- a CDS encoding RagB/SusD family nutrient uptake outer membrane protein, with protein MKKIKICILSCLSVFILTSCELNIVPDNIPTIEDHAFALRKEAEKVLFTCYRYMPSDGSLKNNVALLGAGDFCISDVFRSYLGTSAWYIAQGLQKSDSPYCAQWGHLYEGIAYCNILIENIHTTPDMDDSEKNRWIGEVEFLKAYYHFYLIRMYGPIPIMDRYVPVSSSTEEMHPYRETLDSCFNYVTETLDKVIANPDVPAKIENEAEELGRVTVGMAKALKAKVLVTAASPLFNGNMDYEVIADNRGVKIFNPVKTEEEKKQKWVKAAEACKEAITYLEDLGFGLYYFDDPTVVMTESDKLMMNLRGAVTEKWNKEVVWANSQSWVGSGSYDNYQIQAMPRDLVPGRNAKNATNRTNLGVSLGLTNSFYTKHGVPIEEDKTWDYANRFEVQAPTPVEAEPGYENTIMLNYKTGTVKLNLEREHRYYASLGFDGGIWFGQGKTGLSGLYSVNARKGGNVSPIPADHSQNLTGIWPKKVVNYKTVMSDAASGFTSVTYPFPVIRMADLYLMYAEALNEKGEDYATVLPWIDMVRERSGLQGVKESWDQYVGNSKYATQTGLRQIIMQERRIELAFEGHYFWDVRRWKTATTELTQPLTGWKVRYGETDVDYYSENLVLVRDFTPKMYFWPIDIGELRKDPNLVQNYGW; from the coding sequence ATGAAAAAAATCAAAATATGTATATTGTCATGTTTGTCGGTGTTTATATTGACATCATGTGAACTGAATATCGTCCCGGATAACATACCGACCATTGAAGACCATGCTTTCGCCTTGAGAAAAGAAGCGGAAAAAGTCTTGTTTACTTGCTACAGGTATATGCCTAGTGACGGAAGTCTCAAAAATAATGTAGCTTTGCTTGGTGCCGGTGATTTTTGTATTTCCGATGTTTTCCGGAGCTATTTGGGAACCAGCGCCTGGTATATAGCCCAAGGATTGCAAAAGTCCGATTCACCATATTGTGCTCAATGGGGACATTTATATGAGGGAATTGCTTATTGTAATATTCTGATTGAGAATATACATACTACACCGGATATGGATGATAGCGAGAAAAACAGATGGATCGGTGAAGTGGAATTTTTGAAAGCTTATTATCATTTCTATCTGATCAGGATGTATGGACCGATTCCTATTATGGATCGATATGTTCCGGTAAGTAGTAGTACGGAGGAAATGCATCCTTATCGGGAGACATTGGACAGTTGTTTCAATTATGTGACAGAAACTTTGGACAAGGTGATTGCTAATCCGGATGTTCCGGCTAAAATAGAGAATGAAGCTGAAGAACTGGGACGAGTGACCGTAGGTATGGCTAAAGCATTGAAAGCGAAAGTTCTGGTAACCGCTGCAAGTCCATTGTTCAATGGAAATATGGATTATGAGGTAATTGCAGATAATAGAGGTGTGAAAATCTTTAATCCGGTTAAAACGGAAGAGGAGAAGAAGCAGAAATGGGTAAAGGCTGCCGAAGCGTGTAAAGAAGCCATTACTTATCTCGAAGATTTGGGATTCGGTTTATATTATTTTGATGATCCCACTGTGGTCATGACAGAGTCCGACAAGCTGATGATGAATTTGCGAGGTGCTGTCACTGAGAAGTGGAACAAAGAAGTGGTATGGGCAAACTCTCAGTCATGGGTCGGTTCGGGTTCTTATGACAACTATCAGATACAGGCAATGCCGCGTGACTTGGTTCCCGGCAGAAATGCTAAGAATGCTACGAACAGAACCAATCTGGGTGTTTCTCTTGGACTGACTAACTCATTTTATACTAAACATGGGGTTCCTATAGAAGAAGATAAGACATGGGATTATGCTAATAGATTTGAAGTGCAGGCTCCCACGCCGGTGGAAGCTGAGCCCGGATATGAGAATACTATTATGCTGAATTATAAAACGGGAACAGTCAAATTGAATCTGGAACGTGAACACAGATATTATGCCAGCTTAGGCTTTGACGGCGGTATTTGGTTCGGACAAGGAAAGACGGGACTTTCGGGCTTGTATTCGGTGAATGCGCGTAAAGGAGGAAATGTGTCTCCCATTCCGGCAGATCACTCTCAGAACCTGACTGGTATTTGGCCTAAGAAAGTGGTTAACTACAAGACGGTCATGTCCGATGCGGCTTCCGGATTTACATCGGTCACTTATCCGTTCCCTGTTATCCGTATGGCTGATTTGTATTTGATGTATGCCGAAGCTTTAAATGAAAAAGGAGAGGATTATGCTACGGTATTGCCATGGATCGATATGGTGAGAGAACGTTCGGGACTTCAAGGCGTAAAAGAAAGTTGGGACCAATATGTAGGAAACAGCAAGTATGCTACTCAGACTGGTCTACGACAAATCATCATGCAGGAGCGTCGTATTGAGTTAGCATTTGAAGGACATTATTTTTGGGATGTCCGTCGGTGGAAAACTGCGACAACAGAATTGACACAGCCATTGACCGGTTGGAAAGTCCGTTATGGAGAAACTGATGTAGATTATTATAGTGAGAACTTAGTGCTTGTCCGGGATTTCACTCCCAAAATGTATTTCTGGCCTATTGATATCGGTGAGTTGAGAAAAGATCCTAACTTAGTTCAAAATTATGGTTGGTAA
- a CDS encoding glycoside hydrolase family 88/105 protein encodes MKKLLLILFLSIAYLCTTHAQSFTKLEVKQSMRRVADWQIGHYNRAVYGDLNWVNATFFLGLAYWAEIAEKDDQDDFYYKWLTRLGSRNYWQVDKRMYHADDICIAQTYLYLYEKYKQKDMIVPTLARTEWVVANPPSGSFQLTYGDATTLEHWTWCDALFMAPPVYLKLYNITGDKKFIRFMDKEYKATYEFLFDKEENLFYRDHRYFDMKESNGAKVFWGRGNGWVLGGLVEMLRELPAKSKYRPFYQELFQKLCYRIANLQSSDGFWRASLLDPDAYPSPETSCSGFFVYALAYGLNEGLLPKEKFLPVVEKGWKALLSAVEEDGKLGYVQPIGADPKKVTRNMTEVYGPGAFLLAGTEMYRMAEDAPKQNATIPQNRIQEIAAMLPDRPQGIGTSYKDRTFWNKIKESDDAKQLLEKEAPALLKQGMPPFVDSLYLHLNKTNVRLPGENMMNARYQYLYRLTLAECLENKRRYVPAIEKALVALCSQKPWSIPAHDRGLKNYKGTDYYVDLVVATAGNGIAQCVTMLDDRLSPEVRARVQCAFREKVFRPVYRCLEETKPFWWFTATNNWNSVCLAGVTGAALALLPDKEERAYFVAAAEKYNVYGMKGYADDGYCSEGVGYYNYGFCAYILLREEVYRATQGKIDFFQTPKFVRIARYGKKIQMNEGVCPAYSDCRIGLSPDKFILSYCDRALGITSAEEQPVLPKGNNLSLHLLELFTSQVAKVGMTDGIRQVLQEESDALRAYYEQAGILIARPAGGTSCRLAISAKGGTNAENHNHNDVGSYAVALGSETMVGDQGGPNSYPGDYFNGDAPQKYKIKGSFGHPVPVVDGRTQSSGGKAKGVVLQKEFTNEKDVFSIDYTSAYSTPNLDKLIRTFVYDRQGEGNFTVGDEFTAKTPIRFETAITTRADWKILDDTHLLLATDSEQMIVAIEASGKVAFTSETIEVNSPAYTRIGIALKNQSKEGYIRLKMYTK; translated from the coding sequence ATGAAGAAATTACTTTTGATTCTTTTTCTAAGCATAGCTTATTTATGCACGACACATGCACAATCGTTTACTAAACTCGAAGTGAAGCAATCGATGCGTAGGGTAGCCGATTGGCAGATCGGTCATTACAACAGAGCTGTTTATGGTGATCTCAACTGGGTGAATGCCACCTTTTTCCTGGGACTTGCTTATTGGGCAGAGATCGCCGAGAAGGACGATCAGGATGACTTCTATTATAAATGGCTGACCCGCCTGGGAAGTCGTAACTATTGGCAGGTAGATAAACGGATGTATCATGCAGATGATATTTGTATTGCTCAAACCTATCTGTATCTGTACGAAAAGTACAAGCAAAAGGACATGATTGTTCCTACTCTGGCGCGTACGGAGTGGGTGGTCGCCAATCCTCCTTCGGGTTCGTTTCAGTTGACTTACGGAGATGCCACGACATTAGAACACTGGACTTGGTGTGATGCTCTTTTCATGGCACCCCCCGTTTATCTGAAACTCTATAATATCACTGGTGATAAGAAATTCATTCGCTTTATGGATAAAGAGTACAAAGCGACTTACGAGTTCCTGTTCGATAAAGAAGAAAATCTCTTCTACCGTGACCACCGTTATTTTGATATGAAAGAGAGTAATGGTGCCAAAGTCTTTTGGGGACGGGGCAATGGCTGGGTGCTTGGCGGACTGGTAGAAATGCTACGTGAACTGCCTGCCAAGAGCAAATATCGTCCGTTCTATCAGGAACTGTTTCAGAAACTCTGTTACCGCATCGCTAATTTACAGAGCAGCGACGGGTTCTGGCGTGCAAGTCTGCTCGATCCGGACGCTTATCCATCACCAGAAACAAGCTGTAGCGGTTTCTTCGTATATGCCCTTGCCTATGGACTGAACGAGGGACTTTTACCAAAGGAAAAGTTCCTGCCTGTAGTAGAGAAAGGATGGAAAGCACTGCTTTCTGCGGTAGAAGAAGACGGTAAACTAGGATATGTACAACCTATCGGTGCCGACCCAAAGAAAGTGACCCGCAATATGACAGAAGTATACGGACCGGGTGCTTTCCTGCTTGCCGGAACGGAAATGTATCGTATGGCAGAAGACGCTCCGAAACAGAATGCTACTATCCCGCAGAACCGTATTCAGGAAATTGCAGCTATGCTTCCCGATCGACCGCAGGGGATAGGAACGTCTTATAAGGACAGGACTTTCTGGAATAAGATAAAAGAGAGTGACGACGCTAAACAACTTCTGGAAAAGGAAGCTCCTGCTTTGTTAAAGCAGGGGATGCCCCCTTTTGTCGATTCACTGTACCTGCATTTGAATAAGACGAACGTTCGTTTGCCTGGAGAGAATATGATGAATGCCCGTTATCAATATCTGTACAGGCTGACTTTGGCTGAATGCCTTGAAAATAAGAGGCGTTATGTCCCTGCCATCGAAAAAGCTCTGGTGGCTCTTTGCAGTCAGAAGCCTTGGTCTATTCCTGCCCACGACCGCGGTCTGAAGAATTATAAAGGAACGGATTATTATGTAGACTTGGTGGTTGCTACTGCCGGAAACGGTATTGCTCAGTGTGTTACCATGCTGGACGATCGTCTGTCGCCGGAGGTAAGGGCACGGGTGCAGTGTGCTTTCCGTGAGAAGGTTTTCCGTCCGGTCTACCGTTGTCTGGAAGAGACAAAACCATTTTGGTGGTTCACCGCTACCAATAACTGGAACTCTGTGTGTCTGGCGGGTGTTACCGGTGCGGCTCTTGCCTTGTTGCCCGATAAGGAGGAACGTGCTTACTTTGTTGCGGCAGCCGAAAAGTATAACGTGTATGGAATGAAGGGGTACGCTGACGACGGCTACTGTAGTGAAGGTGTAGGTTATTATAATTATGGTTTCTGTGCCTACATTCTGTTGCGTGAAGAAGTATACCGGGCAACGCAGGGAAAGATCGACTTCTTTCAGACTCCCAAGTTTGTCCGTATCGCCCGGTATGGGAAGAAGATACAGATGAATGAAGGAGTGTGCCCCGCCTATTCGGATTGTCGCATCGGGTTGTCGCCGGACAAGTTTATTCTCAGTTACTGCGACCGGGCGCTGGGTATTACTTCTGCAGAAGAACAGCCTGTTTTACCCAAAGGAAACAACTTGTCCCTTCACCTTCTCGAACTTTTCACAAGTCAGGTTGCAAAGGTTGGAATGACAGACGGAATCCGTCAGGTATTGCAGGAAGAGTCGGATGCTTTGCGCGCTTATTATGAGCAGGCAGGTATTTTGATTGCTCGTCCTGCCGGTGGAACTTCCTGTCGTCTGGCCATATCAGCCAAGGGCGGAACCAATGCGGAGAATCATAACCACAATGATGTCGGTTCTTATGCCGTAGCTTTGGGAAGTGAAACGATGGTTGGCGATCAGGGTGGTCCGAACTCCTATCCCGGTGATTACTTTAACGGAGACGCTCCTCAGAAATATAAGATAAAAGGATCATTCGGTCATCCGGTTCCTGTAGTAGACGGACGAACACAGTCCTCGGGTGGCAAAGCGAAAGGCGTTGTGCTACAGAAAGAATTTACGAACGAAAAAGATGTATTCAGTATTGACTATACCTCTGCCTATTCCACCCCCAATTTGGATAAGCTCATTCGTACTTTCGTTTACGACCGCCAGGGTGAAGGCAACTTTACAGTTGGCGATGAATTTACAGCGAAAACACCGATCCGATTCGAAACAGCCATAACGACACGAGCCGACTGGAAAATCCTGGACGATACACATCTTCTGCTGGCTACTGATTCCGAACAGATGATTGTAGCTATTGAGGCATCCGGTAAAGTGGCGTTTACTTCCGAAACGATTGAAGTGAACTCTCCGGCATATACACGTATCGGGATTGCATTGAAAAATCAGTCGAAGGAAGGATATATCCGATTGAAGATGTACACAAAATAA
- a CDS encoding polysaccharide lyase 8 family protein: MIHYKIIILLLLAWSPWDLVLPCPSICTSALQNDDFDILMKKIRDGVAENPNIDKALELYDDVQGCFIDIDYARRDRTNWMPLIHVDRLYDFVFAYTHPKNSYYQNEDLYHKIVKGLEYWHHRNPHCNNWWYNQIAEPQKLGILLIQMRVGKRQIPEVLETKVLQRMRKDGGHPARWTGANRTDIALHWIYRACLQKNDVDLKTAVENVYSPLSYTVKEGFQHDNSYFQHGVQLYIGGYGDEILKGVTQVALYTKGTKYALDDERIQFLRHFMCGTYYQVIRGQYMLFDVLGRGVSRNNATQKSHAALFAKRMLELAPAHIDEYNAIIARLEGKKSANYGIKPLHTHYFRGDYALHVRPHYTFDVRMVSNRTMRCEYGNGENLKTYFMSDGCTNIVTEGDEYARIFPVWNWNRIPGVTAPQLDTIPRTVIDWQTKGTSVFAGGVSDSLYGVSVYSYLDTYADINTAAKKSWFFFDDEIICLGAGVNSTAGVPVCTTINQCLLSKKEVILSQSKKQSMVKEGDFVYDSPEWVLHNGIGYVFPAGGNLFLSKKIQTGSWYSINHTESKNEQQQEVFTLGFNHGCNPRNATYAYIVVPGIHSARKMNNYRKSPVEILANTDSMQIVRHTKLGIWQMVFYKEGTFRNGELSVSVDKACALMIKDGHSGNAELHIADPGQTQSCIKVELLIPEISSERKTVLCDFRNTGIYAGASKAYKLKNIL; the protein is encoded by the coding sequence ATGATACATTATAAAATCATAATTCTATTATTGCTGGCATGGAGTCCTTGGGATTTGGTTTTACCTTGTCCCTCTATTTGTACGTCTGCCTTGCAGAATGATGATTTTGATATTCTAATGAAGAAGATTCGGGATGGGGTTGCAGAAAATCCGAATATTGATAAAGCTCTGGAACTGTATGATGACGTCCAAGGATGTTTTATAGATATAGATTATGCCCGCCGGGATCGTACTAACTGGATGCCACTTATTCATGTGGATCGGTTGTATGACTTTGTATTTGCTTATACTCATCCAAAGAATTCCTATTATCAGAATGAAGATTTGTATCATAAGATAGTAAAGGGCTTGGAGTATTGGCATCATCGTAATCCACATTGTAATAACTGGTGGTATAATCAGATTGCCGAGCCGCAGAAACTCGGTATTCTGCTTATTCAGATGCGTGTTGGTAAAAGGCAGATTCCGGAAGTATTGGAGACAAAGGTCTTGCAACGTATGCGGAAGGACGGCGGACATCCTGCCAGATGGACTGGAGCCAACCGGACGGATATTGCTTTACATTGGATTTATAGAGCTTGCCTTCAGAAGAATGATGTTGACTTGAAAACGGCTGTTGAGAATGTTTATAGTCCTCTATCATATACTGTGAAAGAAGGATTTCAGCATGACAACAGCTATTTTCAGCATGGCGTGCAGCTTTATATCGGTGGTTATGGAGACGAAATACTGAAAGGAGTAACACAGGTAGCTCTATATACTAAAGGAACGAAATATGCATTGGATGATGAGAGAATACAATTTCTGAGGCATTTTATGTGCGGCACTTATTATCAGGTTATACGTGGACAATACATGCTTTTCGATGTATTGGGAAGAGGAGTGAGCCGTAATAATGCTACCCAAAAGAGTCATGCCGCCTTGTTTGCCAAACGAATGCTGGAGCTCGCCCCGGCACATATTGATGAATACAATGCGATTATAGCCAGATTGGAAGGCAAGAAGTCCGCCAACTATGGAATAAAGCCGTTACACACTCATTATTTCAGAGGAGACTATGCTCTTCATGTCCGTCCCCACTATACATTTGACGTTCGTATGGTTTCCAATCGTACCATGCGATGCGAATATGGGAATGGTGAAAATCTGAAAACCTATTTTATGTCCGACGGATGTACAAACATCGTGACCGAAGGGGACGAGTACGCCCGCATCTTTCCGGTATGGAACTGGAATCGTATTCCTGGAGTGACTGCTCCTCAACTGGATACCATTCCACGAACTGTAATTGATTGGCAAACGAAGGGAACTTCCGTATTTGCAGGAGGAGTCTCTGATAGTCTTTATGGCGTATCTGTTTATTCATATCTTGATACCTATGCTGATATAAATACCGCAGCTAAAAAGTCCTGGTTCTTTTTCGATGATGAAATCATTTGTTTGGGAGCGGGGGTTAATTCGACAGCCGGTGTACCGGTATGTACTACTATCAATCAATGTTTGCTTTCGAAAAAGGAGGTCATATTGTCACAAAGTAAGAAGCAGTCGATGGTGAAAGAAGGAGATTTCGTCTATGATTCTCCCGAATGGGTATTGCACAATGGAATTGGTTATGTCTTTCCCGCCGGCGGAAATCTCTTTTTGAGCAAGAAGATACAGACGGGATCGTGGTACAGCATTAATCATACTGAATCTAAAAATGAGCAGCAGCAAGAGGTCTTTACTTTGGGATTTAATCATGGTTGTAATCCTCGGAATGCTACCTATGCCTATATCGTGGTGCCTGGGATTCATTCTGCCCGCAAGATGAATAACTACAGGAAGAGTCCCGTCGAAATTCTGGCGAATACGGATTCTATGCAGATAGTGAGGCATACGAAATTGGGAATATGGCAAATGGTATTTTATAAAGAGGGTACATTCCGTAACGGAGAGCTTTCTGTAAGTGTGGATAAAGCCTGTGCATTGATGATTAAGGATGGACACAGTGGTAATGCCGAACTGCATATTGCTGATCCTGGGCAGACACAATCTTGTATTAAAGTTGAATTGCTGATTCCTGAAATATCCAGCGAGCGAAAGACTGTTTTATGTGATTTTAGAAATACCGGTATCTATGCCGGTGCATCCAAAGCATATAAATTAAAAAATATATTATGA
- a CDS encoding DUF5126 domain-containing protein, which produces MKKIIYSSLLVLAITLLPSACDNDSDMNSPHGSTTPPEQVVLNGVKNLPGKSIIYFTQPSDKNFLYMKAVYMTEIGERSTNASYFADSVVVEGFEKAGEYNVKLYSVSPGEAYSEPLEVKINPEEPPYITAYKEMEIKPDFAGIRIKTSNTSNETLTFYVYRKDATGKWTEAGALYTKKQEINEPIRGMEAVPSEFSVVVKDRWGHLSESKEISLTPYYEEEVDKKKMGYLAIGEYKGYLAPNANTPKNLYDGIIGSNNTFMTLTTAGYDFTKPSSVTLDLGKKFKLSRMIVYGRRNGTDYSSIFDGLYPKEIEIWGRNDNNVTKFDPENDEGWVRLYQGVLPRADGSVIPAAIVPLTDADKELARDGNELEFSVDLDAYRYVTFVCIKNYNVGTSRINVAELTFFGTPEDKIIQ; this is translated from the coding sequence ATGAAAAAGATAATATACAGTAGCCTTTTAGTACTAGCCATCACATTGCTGCCTAGTGCTTGCGATAACGATAGTGATATGAATTCTCCCCATGGAAGTACGACTCCGCCTGAACAGGTAGTATTGAATGGTGTCAAAAATCTGCCGGGAAAGTCTATAATCTATTTTACACAGCCCAGTGATAAGAATTTTCTTTATATGAAGGCTGTATATATGACAGAGATAGGAGAACGTTCGACCAATGCTTCGTATTTTGCCGACTCTGTAGTGGTGGAAGGATTTGAAAAAGCTGGTGAATATAATGTGAAGTTGTATTCTGTAAGTCCGGGTGAAGCCTATTCTGAACCTCTGGAAGTAAAAATAAATCCGGAAGAGCCGCCTTATATCACTGCTTATAAGGAGATGGAAATAAAACCGGATTTTGCCGGTATCCGGATAAAGACATCCAACACCAGCAATGAGACTCTTACTTTTTATGTGTACCGGAAGGATGCTACTGGAAAATGGACGGAAGCCGGAGCTTTATATACCAAAAAGCAAGAGATTAATGAGCCCATACGTGGTATGGAAGCCGTTCCTTCAGAATTTAGTGTGGTGGTGAAGGATAGGTGGGGACATCTTTCTGAAAGTAAGGAGATATCTCTGACTCCATATTATGAAGAGGAAGTAGATAAGAAAAAAATGGGATACTTGGCCATTGGCGAATACAAAGGTTATCTGGCACCGAATGCTAATACCCCAAAGAATCTGTATGACGGAATTATTGGAAGCAATAATACTTTTATGACCCTCACAACGGCGGGATATGATTTTACCAAGCCGAGTTCGGTGACACTGGACTTAGGGAAGAAGTTTAAGCTCAGCCGTATGATTGTCTATGGAAGAAGAAATGGAACTGATTATTCATCTATATTTGACGGTCTGTATCCGAAAGAAATAGAAATTTGGGGACGAAATGATAATAATGTAACCAAGTTTGATCCGGAAAATGATGAAGGATGGGTACGGTTATATCAAGGAGTATTGCCCAGAGCCGACGGTTCTGTTATTCCGGCGGCTATTGTCCCGTTAACTGATGCTGATAAGGAACTGGCAAGAGACGGCAATGAACTCGAATTTTCCGTAGATCTGGATGCATATAGATATGTGACGTTTGTTTGTATCAAGAATTATAATGTAGGAACATCTCGTATCAATGTGGCAGAACTTACTTTCTTTGGAACACCGGAGGATAAAATAATACAGTAA